The following coding sequences are from one Streptomyces sp. NBC_00536 window:
- a CDS encoding TetR/AcrR family transcriptional regulator — protein sequence MNISDFHGSATALSAESATRVIAGGTSHGVGRSTPLRVDAQRNLEHVLRAAREVFGELGYGAPMEDVARRARVGVGTVYRRFPSKDVLVRRIAEEETSRLTEQARAALGQEEEPWQALSRFLRTSVASGAGRLLPPQVLRVGSVGEDGEDVLEAVDTARVPQQRQAAVVGGQPDLRVVGGRTAAEDEPSEDAGAGALLEVVGRLVDRAREAGALRRDVTVADVLLVIATAAPALPDPAQQAAASARLLDILLEGLRSRAV from the coding sequence ATGAACATTTCCGATTTCCATGGTTCTGCGACCGCGCTCTCGGCCGAGAGCGCCACTCGCGTGATCGCTGGTGGAACCTCGCACGGTGTGGGCCGTTCCACGCCCCTGCGGGTCGACGCACAGCGCAACCTCGAACACGTCCTGCGCGCCGCGCGCGAGGTGTTCGGCGAACTGGGCTACGGGGCTCCGATGGAGGATGTCGCGCGGCGCGCCCGCGTCGGCGTCGGCACCGTCTACCGGCGCTTCCCGAGCAAGGACGTCCTGGTCCGGCGCATAGCCGAGGAGGAGACTTCCCGGCTGACCGAGCAGGCCAGGGCCGCGCTCGGCCAGGAGGAGGAGCCGTGGCAGGCGCTGTCGCGCTTCCTGCGCACCTCCGTCGCCTCGGGCGCCGGGCGGCTGCTGCCGCCGCAGGTGCTGCGGGTCGGCTCGGTCGGCGAGGACGGCGAGGACGTACTGGAGGCCGTCGACACGGCGCGGGTGCCGCAGCAGCGGCAGGCCGCCGTGGTCGGCGGACAGCCCGACCTGCGGGTCGTGGGCGGACGGACGGCGGCCGAGGACGAGCCGTCGGAGGACGCGGGCGCCGGAGCGCTCCTGGAGGTGGTCGGCCGGCTGGTCGACCGCGCCCGGGAAGCCGGTGCGCTGCGCCGCGACGTCACGGTGGCCGATGTCCTGCTCGTCATAGCGACGGCGGCGCCCGCGCTGCCGGACCCCGCTCAGCAGGCGGCCGCTTCGGCCCGGCTGCTGGACATCCTGCTGGAGGGGCTGCGCTCGCGGGCCGTCTGA
- a CDS encoding sigma-70 family RNA polymerase sigma factor, with the protein MSVDGREDPVSGAMGPGGESDAGELPARQVPAQREPGGGSRGYGAAGTAGVAGTAGGAGGEAPASDAELIARMRGGDDGAYEELFRRHADSVRRYARTCCRDAHTADDLTAEVFARTLQAVRGGAGPDQAVRAYLLTTVRRVAAAWTKTAKREQLVEDFALFAEQAGAGAEAGTGLAPGADTLELGADVRAMHEAEQSLAMQAFRSLPERWQAVLWHTTVEEASPSAIAPLFGLTANATAVLASRAREGLKQAYLQAHVSTALSEGGDCARYADRLGAHARGGLRVRAERGLRKHLEECVKCRLVAGELKDVNAGIPALLPVAVIGWFAAGYAVKAAGVVAGGVVAAGGAGAAAAAVGGSTAGAGAAGAGAGAAGAGAAGAAGGSGAGAGSGAGALASEGLGLPAKAAIAAGVVVAAAAGVVFALAGDDAKPEARVAPKPPAVAPAVPDAPVPPPPEPGSPAPLTPVARTPVPSPRSSAPHAPSPSPSKAAPAKPSPGRPTPTPTRHSPTPSPPSAPAAGYQLVRLDQSVLGDHTGPEVQTWRSSWVWQRWGLVVGDRRYAHGITVNARSSVEITLNRTCTSFSARAGVDGLSLPGDGSVRFSVYGDGVRLWQSAAVGYGDRAVPVEVGLSGRKTLRLVVEHAGRHPDLTLAAWADAVISCR; encoded by the coding sequence ATGAGCGTTGACGGGCGGGAAGATCCGGTCTCCGGTGCGATGGGCCCCGGCGGCGAGTCCGACGCGGGTGAACTGCCCGCCCGACAGGTCCCCGCCCAGCGCGAACCGGGCGGCGGCAGCCGCGGGTACGGCGCCGCGGGTACGGCTGGTGTCGCCGGTACCGCCGGTGGGGCCGGTGGGGAAGCGCCCGCTTCCGATGCCGAGTTGATCGCCCGGATGCGTGGGGGTGACGACGGTGCCTATGAGGAGCTGTTCCGTCGGCACGCCGATTCCGTACGCCGTTACGCGCGCACCTGCTGCCGGGACGCCCACACGGCCGACGACCTGACCGCCGAGGTGTTCGCCCGGACCCTCCAGGCGGTGCGCGGCGGGGCCGGGCCGGACCAGGCGGTGCGCGCGTACCTCCTCACCACCGTCCGCAGGGTCGCCGCGGCCTGGACGAAGACCGCCAAACGCGAGCAGCTCGTCGAGGACTTCGCCCTGTTCGCGGAGCAGGCCGGAGCGGGAGCCGAGGCCGGGACGGGGCTGGCGCCCGGCGCCGACACCCTCGAACTGGGCGCGGACGTACGGGCCATGCACGAGGCCGAGCAGTCCCTGGCCATGCAGGCCTTCCGCAGCCTGCCCGAGCGGTGGCAGGCCGTGCTGTGGCACACCACCGTCGAGGAGGCGTCGCCGAGCGCGATCGCCCCGCTGTTCGGCCTGACCGCCAATGCCACCGCGGTCCTGGCCAGCCGGGCCCGGGAGGGGCTCAAGCAGGCCTACCTCCAGGCCCATGTGAGCACCGCGCTGAGCGAGGGCGGGGACTGCGCCCGCTACGCCGACCGCCTCGGCGCCCATGCCCGGGGCGGGCTGCGGGTGCGGGCCGAGCGGGGGCTGCGCAAGCACCTGGAGGAGTGCGTGAAGTGCCGGCTGGTCGCCGGTGAGCTGAAGGACGTCAATGCCGGGATCCCGGCGCTGCTTCCGGTCGCGGTCATCGGGTGGTTCGCCGCCGGGTACGCGGTCAAGGCGGCCGGGGTGGTGGCCGGTGGGGTCGTGGCCGCGGGTGGCGCGGGTGCCGCCGCTGCGGCCGTGGGCGGTTCGACGGCGGGGGCCGGGGCGGCGGGTGCGGGTGCCGGGGCTGCCGGTGCCGGGGCCGCGGGCGCCGCCGGTGGGTCCGGGGCCGGTGCCGGGTCGGGTGCCGGGGCGCTGGCCTCCGAGGGGCTCGGGCTGCCCGCCAAGGCCGCCATCGCCGCCGGGGTCGTGGTCGCCGCCGCGGCCGGGGTGGTGTTCGCGCTGGCCGGGGACGACGCGAAGCCCGAGGCCCGGGTGGCGCCGAAGCCGCCCGCGGTGGCGCCCGCGGTGCCGGACGCCCCGGTTCCGCCGCCCCCGGAGCCCGGTTCGCCCGCGCCGCTGACGCCGGTCGCGCGTACGCCCGTACCGTCGCCGCGCAGTTCGGCGCCGCATGCTCCCTCGCCCTCGCCGTCCAAGGCGGCCCCCGCGAAGCCGAGCCCCGGGCGGCCGACGCCGACTCCGACCCGGCATTCGCCCACGCCGTCCCCGCCGTCCGCTCCGGCGGCCGGGTACCAGCTGGTGCGGCTGGATCAGTCCGTCCTCGGCGACCACACCGGGCCCGAGGTGCAGACCTGGCGCAGCAGCTGGGTGTGGCAGCGCTGGGGGCTGGTGGTCGGGGACCGGCGGTATGCGCACGGGATCACCGTCAACGCCCGTTCGTCGGTGGAGATCACCCTGAACCGGACGTGCACGTCGTTCTCGGCACGGGCCGGGGTGGACGGGCTGTCCCTGCCGGGTGACGGCTCGGTGCGGTTCTCCGTCTACGGCGACGGGGTACGGCTGTGGCAGTCGGCCGCCGTCGGCTACGGGGACCGCGCGGTGCCCGTCGAGGTCGGGCTGAGCGGCCGCAAGACGCTGCGGCTGGTCGTGGAGCACGCCGGACGGCACCCCGACCTGACCCTGGCCGCCTGGGCGGACGCGGTCATCAGCTGCCGGTGA